A genome region from Streptomyces pratensis includes the following:
- a CDS encoding WbqC family protein: MPRTNFSSTTASPVASSPRDLPQPGGLCAVHQPNFLPRLTTLAKLFAADYWIVLDDVQFTRRDYQHRARLADLGDPARHQWLTLPTHLPQGRSTLIRDAVIAEPERTRRRTAGMLRQHYGAIPHWPALAQALDPVLDAFTTGRTAAAAETSTRVLLDLLGWKGKILTSSRLPSRPGRSQRLADLATATGARSYLCGTGGMGYLDQTPFAVQGIDVTPFRPPTCNIWASGRRISALWALAALGPDAMAARLRALAADHAVLQPAA, from the coding sequence ATGCCGCGTACGAATTTCTCATCCACGACGGCTTCACCAGTCGCCTCATCACCTCGTGACCTGCCCCAGCCGGGCGGGCTGTGTGCCGTTCACCAGCCGAATTTCCTGCCTCGGCTGACCACGCTGGCCAAGCTGTTCGCGGCGGACTACTGGATCGTCCTGGACGACGTGCAGTTCACCCGCCGCGACTACCAGCATCGAGCCCGCCTCGCCGACCTCGGCGACCCGGCCCGCCACCAGTGGCTCACGCTCCCCACTCACCTGCCCCAGGGACGTTCGACCCTCATCAGGGACGCGGTGATCGCCGAGCCGGAGCGGACCCGCCGCCGGACCGCGGGGATGCTCCGGCAGCACTATGGCGCCATCCCGCACTGGCCCGCCCTCGCCCAGGCTCTGGACCCGGTGCTGGATGCCTTCACCACCGGCCGGACCGCTGCCGCCGCCGAGACGTCCACCCGCGTACTGCTGGACCTGCTCGGCTGGAAGGGCAAGATCCTCACCAGCAGCCGACTGCCCTCCCGGCCGGGCCGGTCCCAGCGGCTCGCGGACCTCGCAACCGCAACCGGAGCCCGCTCGTATCTGTGCGGGACCGGCGGCATGGGATATCTCGACCAGACCCCCTTCGCTGTCCAGGGCATCGACGTGACACCGTTCCGGCCCCCGACCTGTAATATCTGGGCCTCCGGCCGCCGCATCAGTGCCCTGTGGGCCCTCGCCGCGCTCGGGCCGGACGCCATGGCTGCCCGCCTCCGGGCGCTCGCCGCCGACCATGCCGTCCTGCAGCCCGCAGCTTGA
- a CDS encoding YdcF family protein: MSDNQQSITEDQWRQAKLIWDYHQMQYELRPVNVAIGLGSHDLGVAAHSAELYQAGLFPTLVFTGGNSPTTAQVFPRGEAVHFREHAIDLGVPAEAILLEPNAGNTGQNITFSREVLAAAGITPTTVLLVSKPYMERRSFATARKLWPDVEILCASEPLEFDDYVKSIGDEKLVLDMLVGDLQRVIEYPKLGFAIEQEVPEDVHAAYEFLIHDGFTSRLITS; this comes from the coding sequence GTGAGCGACAACCAGCAGAGCATCACCGAGGACCAGTGGCGCCAGGCCAAGCTGATCTGGGATTACCACCAGATGCAGTACGAGCTGCGGCCCGTCAATGTGGCGATCGGGTTGGGCAGCCACGACCTCGGTGTCGCTGCCCACTCCGCCGAGCTGTATCAGGCCGGGCTCTTTCCGACCCTGGTGTTCACCGGCGGCAACAGCCCGACCACCGCCCAGGTCTTCCCGCGCGGCGAGGCCGTCCACTTCCGCGAGCACGCTATCGACCTCGGCGTCCCCGCCGAGGCGATCCTGCTGGAACCGAACGCCGGCAACACGGGACAGAACATCACCTTCTCCCGGGAGGTCCTCGCCGCCGCCGGCATCACCCCGACGACGGTGCTGCTGGTCTCCAAGCCCTACATGGAACGGCGGTCGTTCGCGACCGCCCGCAAGCTGTGGCCCGACGTCGAGATCCTCTGCGCGTCGGAGCCGCTGGAGTTCGACGATTACGTGAAGTCCATCGGCGACGAGAAGCTCGTCCTGGACATGCTCGTCGGTGACCTCCAGCGGGTGATCGAGTATCCGAAGCTCGGTTTCGCCATCGAGCAGGAGGTCCCGGAGGACGTGCATGCCGCGTACGAATTTCTCATCCACGACGGCTTCACCAGTCGCCTCATCACCTCGTGA
- a CDS encoding helix-turn-helix domain-containing protein, translating into MATVHQWTGLEAKALRLALRLSVRAFAQQLGLAVATVSKWESKLAGTEPRPDTQAILDTALGRADAAVHLRFETLLSEMTSPLASARRRIAPSGPRAWEYESWADDLDRVVVALSRQNFTFADSLLARWLGRFKAPELDEKGLYLFARSTALLGDFKRDQGVVLGPLSAQHSYAGARSVFTQLDIPRRVAQLDLSLAVVIEMSGELESAARNYETLAVDDRLSRRDRARARLWVGTALSKDGNHEYASRVMQAATRDFEDLQEPDDWSVAHQKLALAARGAGDLTQALHFIDIARHCGTTESPMQRVRLDTAHGHILLSDTATRDDGHLVLDQAAKVAAQYGLVHQLRSIEGIKAMSEGPTGPRQR; encoded by the coding sequence GTGGCGACCGTGCACCAGTGGACCGGCCTGGAGGCCAAGGCCCTGCGTCTCGCCCTGCGACTGAGCGTGCGTGCCTTCGCCCAGCAGCTCGGCCTGGCCGTCGCGACGGTCTCCAAGTGGGAGTCCAAACTCGCCGGCACCGAGCCCAGACCCGACACCCAGGCCATCCTCGACACCGCGCTCGGCCGCGCGGACGCCGCCGTCCACCTGCGCTTCGAGACGCTCCTGTCCGAGATGACCAGCCCCTTGGCCTCCGCTCGGCGACGTATTGCCCCCTCCGGGCCCCGGGCCTGGGAGTACGAGTCGTGGGCCGACGACCTCGACCGGGTCGTGGTCGCCCTGTCCCGGCAGAACTTCACCTTCGCCGACAGCCTCCTTGCACGGTGGCTGGGCCGGTTCAAGGCGCCCGAGCTGGACGAGAAGGGCCTGTATCTGTTCGCCCGTTCGACCGCCCTGCTCGGCGACTTCAAGCGCGACCAGGGCGTTGTCCTGGGCCCACTGTCGGCCCAGCACTCCTACGCAGGCGCCCGATCCGTCTTCACCCAGCTCGACATCCCCCGCCGGGTCGCCCAGCTCGACCTGTCTCTCGCGGTGGTCATCGAGATGTCCGGGGAGCTGGAGAGCGCCGCCCGCAACTACGAAACCCTCGCCGTCGACGACCGGCTATCGCGGCGTGACCGGGCCCGCGCGAGGCTGTGGGTGGGTACCGCGCTGAGCAAGGACGGCAACCACGAATATGCGAGCCGCGTCATGCAGGCCGCGACCCGCGACTTCGAAGACCTCCAGGAACCCGACGACTGGTCGGTGGCCCACCAAAAGCTTGCCCTCGCCGCCCGCGGCGCCGGCGACCTCACCCAGGCCCTACATTTCATCGACATCGCCCGCCACTGCGGGACCACCGAATCACCGATGCAACGCGTGCGACTGGACACCGCTCATGGCCACATCCTGCTCTCCGACACGGCGACCCGGGATGATGGACACCTCGTCCTCGACCAGGCCGCCAAGGTGGCCGCGCAGTACGGACTCGTGCACCAACTGCGCAGTATCGAGGGCATCAAGGCCATGAGCGAGGGGCCGACCGGCCCCCGGCAACGGTGA
- a CDS encoding ATP-binding protein, with protein sequence MTETTRRFFTARPESIGQARKFVTDALAGWGLHDRAEDIRLCVSELATNALVHGTVADHGFLVKLDADEGEVRLEVHDSRRRLPVVRQAADTDLSGRGLTLVSVLADDWGVLDRTPVGKVVWSCFKAEGETTS encoded by the coding sequence ATGACCGAGACGACCCGGCGGTTCTTCACGGCCCGGCCCGAATCGATCGGCCAGGCCAGAAAGTTCGTTACGGATGCCCTGGCCGGATGGGGCCTGCACGACCGCGCCGAGGACATCCGGCTCTGCGTCTCCGAGCTCGCCACGAACGCCCTGGTCCACGGCACCGTCGCCGACCACGGCTTCCTGGTCAAGCTGGATGCCGACGAGGGAGAAGTACGGCTGGAAGTGCACGACAGCCGCCGCCGGCTCCCCGTGGTCCGCCAGGCCGCCGACACGGACCTGTCCGGACGCGGCCTGACGCTGGTGAGCGTGCTCGCCGACGACTGGGGCGTTCTGGACCGCACCCCGGTCGGGAAAGTCGTCTGGTCCTGTTTCAAAGCTGAGGGAGAGACGACGTCATGA
- a CDS encoding DUF3500 domain-containing protein, whose protein sequence is MIPSSARRSVGATGRVHSPVVLIEYDAQAPLAYGNKSSGGGMGGGAPTQQHIHTIIRTPNGNEYGIDLLKLHLESGH, encoded by the coding sequence GTGATCCCCTCCAGCGCTCGCAGATCGGTTGGAGCGACGGGCCGCGTCCACAGTCCCGTCGTTCTCATCGAGTACGACGCGCAGGCGCCCCTCGCCTACGGCAACAAGTCCAGTGGCGGAGGCATGGGCGGCGGAGCCCCGACCCAGCAGCACATCCACACCATCATCCGCACCCCCAACGGCAACGAGTACGGCATCGATCTTCTCAAGCTCCACCTGGAAAGCGGCCACTGA
- a CDS encoding sel1 repeat family protein, with protein MSDSDRRPVIRQDAAARDDARIYQAGGDIFINEARAPQRRLLPEQPPGRCISEIADPYAWEVHQAITVESDGSTEHLPTLPVYVEREHDRRLRDAVQQVVHGASKIVMLVGGSSTGKTRACWEAIQLLPCSWRLWHPIEPSRPEAALSCLEAVEPNTVLWLNETQHYLLTPNSPMGENLAAGLRALLRDPERGPVLVLGTLWHEYWATLTAPPTSGSGTNDSHSQARALLTGCDLPVPDKFSESESANLNAAAAVDPRLAHAVKHAEQGHITQYLTGGPALIERYLNAPPAARAVIEVAMDAQRLGLGPTVPLSLLEFAAPSYLTNLQWGQVTDSWASQALEYATLPLHGARGPLTRIHARPGETEPSEPHYQLADYLDQRGRSERIYAVPPKAFWDAAADNVRDPAALMALAQAANDRWRYRHAVQLVRAATQAGDSRAFVELAAIQARFDGYDPESSIYRQAVETADARGLATLASWHERHGRRKEAEQLYERAADEGEMSAFVLLAQLKEGAGDRKAAERLYRRAAEAGDYWAQIQLAKRISGRDKEGAERLLLKVNSTTTDPRLWYPYLRYLFDHDTPPHLQATARTILTEGADAGDVDALLTLAEISKRPDRSQEAAVFYRRAIDAGSHEAALRLAEITPDEEAQRELYRQAAEAGNAGALFTLACMSDAAGDLERAIQLMRRAAERGESDAYWGLSDLLERNGQAEEAEFVAVSDPDGQGLSELLYCRDENGDSTGVDRLMRIGIDAGYRGDFGIGMFAELHRPDDVGWQQARRYGLEADGRPSDPWNVGPLGHY; from the coding sequence GTGAGTGACAGTGATCGCCGACCAGTGATTCGGCAAGATGCCGCAGCACGAGACGATGCTCGGATCTACCAGGCAGGCGGCGACATCTTCATCAACGAAGCCCGTGCCCCGCAGCGGCGCCTGCTTCCTGAACAGCCTCCTGGACGGTGCATCAGCGAGATCGCCGATCCCTACGCCTGGGAAGTACACCAGGCCATCACCGTTGAATCGGACGGATCTACAGAACACCTTCCGACCTTGCCGGTGTACGTCGAGCGCGAGCATGACCGACGGCTTCGCGACGCTGTCCAGCAGGTAGTCCATGGGGCCAGCAAGATAGTGATGCTGGTAGGCGGATCTTCTACAGGGAAGACCCGCGCCTGCTGGGAAGCCATCCAGTTGCTCCCATGTTCCTGGCGCCTATGGCATCCGATCGAGCCCAGCCGACCTGAAGCTGCCCTTTCCTGCCTGGAAGCGGTTGAGCCTAACACCGTCCTATGGCTGAACGAGACCCAGCATTATCTACTCACACCGAACAGCCCAATGGGCGAAAATCTCGCTGCCGGATTGCGTGCGCTCCTGCGCGACCCAGAACGTGGCCCGGTGCTCGTCCTGGGCACACTTTGGCACGAATACTGGGCGACGCTCACGGCTCCTCCCACATCCGGATCCGGCACCAATGACTCTCATTCGCAAGCTAGGGCGCTGCTGACGGGATGCGATCTGCCTGTACCCGACAAATTCAGTGAGAGTGAGTCAGCGAACCTCAATGCAGCTGCTGCAGTGGATCCGAGGCTTGCTCATGCGGTTAAACACGCGGAGCAGGGGCACATCACTCAGTACCTGACTGGTGGGCCGGCGCTTATTGAGCGATATCTAAATGCCCCCCCGGCCGCCAGGGCGGTGATAGAGGTGGCCATGGATGCCCAACGGCTGGGCCTTGGGCCGACCGTGCCGTTGTCGCTGCTGGAGTTCGCCGCTCCCTCGTATCTGACAAACCTACAGTGGGGGCAAGTGACTGACTCCTGGGCATCGCAAGCCCTAGAGTACGCAACCCTTCCGCTGCACGGTGCACGCGGACCCCTGACACGGATCCACGCTCGCCCAGGGGAGACCGAGCCGTCGGAGCCACACTATCAACTGGCTGACTATCTGGATCAGCGCGGACGGTCCGAGCGCATTTATGCAGTGCCTCCCAAGGCGTTCTGGGACGCCGCCGCCGATAACGTTCGTGACCCAGCGGCCCTTATGGCGCTAGCTCAGGCGGCTAATGATCGTTGGCGATACCGTCATGCTGTCCAACTTGTCCGCGCGGCGACCCAAGCCGGGGACTCAAGAGCTTTTGTAGAACTCGCTGCGATCCAAGCCCGCTTCGACGGCTATGACCCGGAGTCGAGCATCTATCGGCAAGCCGTTGAGACCGCGGACGCTCGGGGTCTTGCCACGCTGGCCTCATGGCACGAGCGCCATGGCCGCCGAAAAGAAGCAGAACAACTGTACGAGCGAGCCGCGGACGAGGGGGAGATGTCCGCCTTTGTGCTGCTGGCCCAGCTTAAGGAGGGCGCTGGCGATCGCAAAGCCGCCGAGCGTCTCTATCGTCGCGCAGCCGAAGCGGGTGACTATTGGGCGCAGATCCAACTGGCCAAACGCATATCTGGCCGCGACAAGGAAGGCGCCGAACGTCTCCTCCTCAAAGTGAACTCCACCACAACTGACCCTCGGCTGTGGTACCCATATCTGCGCTACCTCTTTGACCATGATACGCCTCCTCACCTGCAAGCCACGGCGCGTACAATTCTTACGGAAGGCGCCGATGCTGGCGATGTTGACGCTCTCCTAACGCTAGCTGAAATATCAAAGAGGCCAGACAGATCGCAAGAAGCTGCTGTTTTTTACCGTCGCGCTATTGATGCTGGAAGCCACGAGGCTGCTCTCCGCTTGGCGGAGATCACGCCAGATGAGGAAGCGCAGCGTGAATTGTATCGTCAGGCCGCAGAAGCAGGAAACGCTGGAGCTCTATTCACGCTCGCATGCATGAGCGATGCTGCAGGAGACCTGGAGCGAGCGATCCAGCTGATGCGACGAGCCGCGGAACGCGGAGAGTCTGACGCCTATTGGGGACTGTCAGACCTTCTCGAAAGGAACGGGCAGGCGGAAGAGGCAGAATTTGTCGCCGTATCCGACCCCGATGGGCAGGGCCTAAGTGAGTTGCTGTACTGCCGAGACGAGAATGGAGATTCAACTGGTGTCGATCGACTCATGCGCATAGGAATTGATGCTGGATATCGTGGCGACTTTGGCATCGGTATGTTCGCTGAACTCCACCGCCCCGACGACGTCGGTTGGCAACAGGCTCGTCGCTACGGACTTGAAGCCGACGGCCGTCCGAGCGACCCATGGAATGTGGGTCCACTCGGCCACTACTGA